A genomic window from Candidatus Pelagisphaera phototrophica includes:
- the rplM gene encoding 50S ribosomal protein L13: MKTFLAKKETTKRDWVIVDAKDQVLGRLAVKVANLLRGRDKATYTPHVDTGNFVVVINADKIVLTGKKNEQKKYMFYSGYVGGEKYLSVAQMQERRPDFVVKHAVKGMLPKNRLASKMLTKLRVFAGEEHPHEAQQPKAVSV; the protein is encoded by the coding sequence ATGAAAACATTTCTCGCCAAAAAGGAAACCACTAAACGCGACTGGGTTATAGTCGACGCCAAGGACCAAGTCCTAGGCCGCCTCGCCGTAAAAGTAGCGAATTTGCTTCGTGGCCGAGACAAGGCCACCTACACGCCGCACGTTGACACCGGAAATTTCGTTGTTGTGATCAATGCCGACAAAATCGTTCTCACGGGAAAGAAAAACGAGCAGAAGAAGTATATGTTCTACAGCGGCTACGTGGGTGGTGAAAAATATCTCAGTGTCGCCCAGATGCAGGAAAGACGCCCCGATTTCGTCGTAAAGCACGCCGTCAAAGGAATGCTTCCTAAAAACCGGCTGGCCAGCAAGATGCTCACCAAGCTCAGGGTGTTCGCAGGTGAGGAACATCCTCACGAAGCACAACAACCCAAAGCGGTATCAGTTTAA
- a CDS encoding TorF family putative porin — protein MNIRYTTAGLFALVTASISQSEEYTLSLDLTFDTKYVFRGAQLADNVFHPSIEFGKDDFYAGIWASQPIENRGLPESWDDEVDFYVGQGWAIGEKTSVDFGAAYYYFPTGDSRLEPYVGVTREILGVVASFYLYRDLDIDATTSEGSARYSVPLGAKTSVDLGVHFGLLNVDDIGKYLYYGADVVFPVQLKENAVLSIGVHYSDSEEGSPTPEAHFHGSTSLTMRF, from the coding sequence ATGAACATTCGATACACCACAGCAGGGCTATTTGCACTGGTTACTGCCTCAATTTCGCAAAGTGAGGAGTATACACTCAGTCTAGACCTGACCTTTGACACCAAGTACGTTTTTCGCGGAGCCCAGCTGGCGGACAATGTATTTCACCCTTCGATTGAGTTTGGGAAAGACGACTTCTATGCGGGAATCTGGGCATCGCAGCCGATCGAAAATCGTGGATTGCCAGAGAGTTGGGACGACGAAGTGGATTTTTATGTCGGCCAAGGTTGGGCGATCGGCGAAAAGACCAGTGTCGATTTTGGAGCAGCCTACTATTATTTCCCTACCGGTGATAGCCGACTGGAGCCCTACGTGGGAGTGACACGTGAGATTTTGGGAGTGGTTGCCTCATTCTACCTCTACCGCGATTTGGACATCGATGCCACTACCTCCGAAGGGTCCGCTCGGTACAGCGTTCCTCTGGGTGCGAAGACTTCTGTCGATCTTGGGGTGCACTTTGGACTCCTAAATGTGGACGATATTGGTAAGTACCTTTACTACGGAGCGGACGTGGTTTTTCCGGTCCAACTCAAAGAAAACGCCGTTCTCTCGATAGGGGTCCATTACTCGGACAGTGAAGAGGGGTCGCCGACTCCGGAAGCGCACTTTCATGGCTCTACCTCGCTAACGATGAGATTCTAG
- the rpsI gene encoding 30S ribosomal protein S9, which yields MADTNSEYLGTGRRKTAVARIRLTEGSGQVKINDKAAADFFSHENFSRSALLPFTTIEAKDKFDVVAKVQGGGDSGQAGALALGIARALLKFDSELRIQLKQAGHLTRDPRMKERKKAGQPGARKKFQFSKR from the coding sequence ATGGCAGACACCAACAGTGAATACCTTGGAACCGGACGCCGGAAAACGGCGGTCGCTCGCATACGGCTAACGGAAGGCTCAGGTCAGGTTAAGATCAACGACAAAGCCGCTGCCGATTTCTTTTCTCACGAGAATTTCTCCCGGTCCGCTCTGCTTCCGTTCACCACAATCGAAGCGAAAGACAAATTTGATGTAGTTGCCAAAGTGCAAGGCGGCGGAGACAGTGGCCAAGCGGGTGCATTGGCACTCGGTATCGCACGTGCGCTACTCAAGTTTGATTCAGAGCTTCGAATACAGTTGAAGCAAGCCGGTCACCTTACTCGCGACCCTCGAATGAAGGAACGCAAGAAGGCAGGACAACCAGGGGCGCGTAAGAAATTCCAGTTCTCAAAGCGCTAA